A stretch of Mustela nigripes isolate SB6536 chromosome 6, MUSNIG.SB6536, whole genome shotgun sequence DNA encodes these proteins:
- the GDF11 gene encoding growth/differentiation factor 11: MVLAAPLLLGFLLLALELRPRGEAAESPAAAAAAAAGAGGERSSRPAPSVAPEPDGCPVCVWRQHSRELRLESIKSQILSKLRLKEAPNISREVVKQLLPKAPPLQQILDLHDFQGDALQPEDFLEEDEYHATTETVISMAQETDPAVQTDGSPLCCHFHFSPKVMFTKVLKAQLWVYLRPVPRPATVYLQILRLKPLTGEGTAGGGGGGRRHIRIRSLKIELHSRSGHWQSIDFKQVLHSWFRQPQSNWGIEINAFDPSGTDLAVTSLGPGAEGLHPFMELRVLENTKRSRRNLGLDCDEHSSESRCCRYPLTVDFEAFGWDWIIAPKRYKANYCSGQCEYMFMQKYPHTHLVQQANPRGSAGPCCTPTKMSPINMLYFNDKQQIIYGKIPGMVVDRCGCS, encoded by the exons atgGTGCTCGCGGCCCCGCTGctgctgggcttcctgctcctcgCCCTGGAGCTGCGGCCCCGGGGGGAGGCGGCCGAGAgccccgcggcggcggcggcggcggcggcgggggccgggggggagCGCTCGAGCCGGCCGGCCCCGTCCGTGGCGCCCGAGCCCGACGGCTGCCCCGTATGCGTGTGGCGGCAGCACAGCCGCGAGCTGCGCCTGGAGAGCATCAAGTCGCAGATCCTGAGCAAACTGCGGCTCAAGGAGGCGCCCAACATCAGCCGCGAGGTGGTGAAGCAGCTGCTGCCCAAGGCGCCGCCGCTGCAGCAAATCCTGGACCTACACGACTTCCAGGGAGACGCGCTGCAGCccgaagacttcctggaggaggacgAGTACCACGCCACCACCGAGACTGTCATTAGCATGGCCCAGGAGA CGGACCCTGCGGTGCAGACAGATGGCAGCCCCCTCTGCTGCCATTTCCACTTCAGCCCCAAGGTGATGTTCACAAAGGTACTGAAGGCCCAGCTGTGGGTGTATCTACGGCCGGTGCCCCGTCCAGCCACAGTCTACCTGCAGATCTTGCGACTGAAACCCCTAACTGGGGAAgggactgcagggggagggggcggaggacGGCGTCACATCCGAATCCGCTCACTCAAGATTGAGCTGCACTCACGCTCAGGCCACTGGCAGAGCATCGACTTCAAGCAAGTGCTACACAGCTGGTTCCGACAGCCACAGAGCAACTGGGGCATCGAGATCAACGCCTTTGATCCCAGTGGCACAGACCTGGCTGTTACCTCCCTGGGGCCAGGAGCTGAGGggctg CATCCTTTCATGGAGCTTCGGGTCCTAGAGAACACAAAACGGTCCCGGCGGAACCTGGGCCTGGACTGCGATGAGCACTCGAGTGAGTCCCGCTGCTGCCGATATCCCCTCACAGTGGACTTTGAGGCTTTTGGCTGGGACTGGATCATCGCGCCTAAACGATACAAGGCCAACTACTGCTCCGGCCAGTGCGAGTACATGTTCATGCAAAAGTATCCGCACACCCACTTGGTGCAACAGGCTAATCCAAGAGGCTCTGCTGGGCCCTGCTGTACTCCCACCAAGATGTCCCCAATCAACATGCTCTACTTCAATGACAAGCAGCAGATTATCTACGGCAAGATCCCTGGCATGGTGGTGGATCGCTGTGGCTGCTCCTAA